The genomic stretch TGCAATGTTTAACCCTTTACAGGGTTGTAATAATAATCGTAGCAATAGTCCCGCGAAGAACTACTGAAGAAGTGGAGATAATATTTATGCTGCGATTATTCATTGCTTAATTGCAGAGCTAAAGTAGGGAAGTGATTTTATATAAAAAAATATTCTTGTAAAAAAATTTAGAGCTTGTTTAAAATTAAAACAATTTCAATATTAGATGAAACTGCGATAATAATATTTAACCACATAGCAACATAGAAATATAATCGAAGCATAGAAAGTGGAAATACATCTCTTATTTAAACAGGTTGAAAATCATAGTATTTTCATCTTCGATGAAAATCTATTGTGCAGCTTTGTCTTTCTCTACCGTCATCTTCTACATAAAAGCTATGTTTCTATGTGATTATAATTATTCCGAATTTTAAATAGGTTTTTAATCTTCTTTCAAGCCCCATTCATTTTTCAGTTCGACTAATCGTTCATTCTGCAAGCGTGTTTTTTCATAATGTCCGGCAAGTCTTTTTTGCCTGAAAGCCTCATAAATACTGATAGCGCAGGCGACAGAAATATTTAAACTCTGAATAATTCCAACCTGCGGAACAATGAAATTCCCATCGCAATGTTGCAGCATTTCTTCAGTTACGCCTTTGCGTTCGTTGCCGAAGATCAAAGCGATTTTTTGTGTAAAATCTATTTCGTACAAATCAACTGCAGCAGCAGAAAGATGTGTTGCCATCAATGTAAAGTTTTCATTTTTCAACGAAGAAATACATTCTTGCAGATTTTCGAAATAATGAATCGAGACCCATTTCCATGCGCTGCTGCTGCTTCGCGTGCCAAGTTCTTTCCCGAATTTCGGATGCGGCGGAATCGTGTGATTGAGAATATACACGTCCTGAATGCCAACCGATTCGCAGGTTCTCAGCACAGCTGAAATATTGTGCGGGTCTTCCACATTTTCAAATACAACGGCAATATCAGTTTGACGATGATTCAGTACACGGGTTAGTTTATCTTTTCGTTCGGAAGTCATTGCAACAATAATCAGCTATTTTTTAAATGTTCGGCGGTTGCATCGAGGCTTTCATAAAATGCTTCGCCATATTTGCGTACAATCGCTTCCTTCAGGAATTGGTAAGCCGGTACTTTCAGTGATTTTCCCAATTTACACGCGGAGGCGCATAAGTCTTCGCGCGGTTCGTAGTTTACATATTCCAAATCTTCATCAATTTGGCTTTGCTGAATTTTTATCGGAAACAAATGACAACTAATGGGTTTTTTCCAACCGAGTTTTCCATCGTTATACGCTTGTTCAATCGCGCATTTGATAATGCCTTTTTCGTCGCGATAACCGTAAGCGCAAATTTTATTATCAATCGTAGGCGTTACCCACCCGAAATATCTGTCGTGTACATACAGTCCCTGCTTTTCTATTTCGGCAATACCACTTTTGGTCATGTATGGCTTCACGACTTCATAATTATTTTCAAGTTCTTTCAGTTCTTTATCTTCCAAAGGAGCGCCAGCATCGCCGTCTTCACAGCAACCACCTTTGCATTTGCTAAGGTCGCAAACAAATTGTTCGCTAATCACTTCGTCGCTGATTAAAATATTGTCGATTACAATCATTTATGAATAGTTATGCGGCAAAGATAAACTTTAAAATACAAGCAAAACAAAAGCCTCTTTACAGAGGCTTCTGTTTAAACACAATTATCAAAAATCCAACTCTATAAACCAATATGTATATTTAAGCTCACTCCGGGTGCTGCAACTACAGGCGCAACGGGTTGAGCATAATAACCATCATTATATCCATCAGGATAATAAGCAGCCTGCGGAACATTATCCAGATACGCCATGTTTGCTGCGGCTAAATTAATTCCTGCAAAAATTGAAGGAAGCGCTACTGAAAACAACCAACGTCCGCCGCTCCAATAAGTATAACCGCAACGGTAAGGGTCGTAATACAAATGATACGCAGGAAAATAAACCGGACGAGCATAAGCGTAACGATGTGCTGCGCCCCAAGGAACGACTACTCTTCTTCTGCCTGCAAATACAGGGCGACGATTATTGTAGTAATGCGAAACATGCGCTACACTACCATAGTTATGGTTATTATTATAATAATGATTATTGTTTGAACGATTATTATAGTTATAATGGCTATTATTATGATTGTTATACGCAGCCACTCTTCTGCTGCTTGTATAAGTATGTGCCGAACTGTTTTTTATATGTCCGCGTCCTTCATAATGACGGCTTTGTGCAGATACGGAATTTATCGTTAGAGATGCAATGAATGCGACTGCTGCTGTAAATATTATCTTTTTCATTTTAAGTATTTTTAGTTATTAAATGATAAAGCCAATTCTTTCTAAATAACCAATACATATATAAGACGATAATAAGTGTACCGAAGTTTAATATAATTATTGAAGAAAACTAATTTTAATTAACCTTAACAAAACCTCTGATAAGACAAAAGCGGGAAGCATTTAAATGCTTCCCGCTTTTGTCTCAAACAACTTATAAAAGTTATTTCAACGACCCTTCCAGATTACCATACTTTTTACTCAATGCGTCATATTTATCAAAAGCGGCAGCATCGTGCCCTTGCGCTTTTCCGGCTTTCCAGCCATAGATACTCTCAAGCGATTTTACCGCATTATTACCTGAAATAGTTTCAATTTTCTCTCTATTGGTTTTTGCAGATAAAATGCTATACGCTTTTTCGAACCAATAAGCTGAGCTATCGGCATACGGAGCTTGTTGTTTTTCAATAGATGCTCTTTTAGCTTTCAGTGCGGCGCCTTCGCCCCTACTGGCATAATATTCATCGTCCAATTTCAAAAACATACTATAATTCAATACGCCGGCATTGTAAGCATATAACCCTTGCGGATTCTTAGCAAAAGCCTTTTCATAAGCATCTATGGCAGTATTGTTAACCTGAATGAATAAAGCAGAATCTGTTACTTTTTTTTCTGCATTAGCCAAGCTATTTGCAATCTGCGCATACTGGTCTTCCGACATATCGCCAGCGGCATCTTTTTGCTTATAATTATCTATAATACTTTGTACATCGCCACCGGCTGTCATCGCATTTGTTTCCAATTGTTCCCACAAATCATTCTTATCAGGATAATGTTGCTTTGCAATAGCAAGGTACTTGTCTGTATTGGCATTATCTTTTTTTGTCTGATAATATTGAATCATGAATTGGTACATGGCTGCCATATCCGGAATTGCGATTCCTCTGTCGGCGAGGGCTGTATAAATAGACATCGCCGAATCTGCCATAGCCGGATTTTTGAAACTGCCAGATTCTGCGTCAAACCCGGCGGCATTTTGAGCCGAAAAGCCTGTGTACAAAACCGGAAATGTGTCTATTGCGTTTCTGTCCGGATTGGTACTAAATCCATTCTGAAGAATATAGCCGGACCAATGCGATGATTCGCGGAAATTAACATAAGCGCTGTCCCACTGGCTTTTGGCAAATTCTTCTTTTCCCTTATTGAAAGCATCTGCATATACTGCCGATACAGCGTTTATGCCTTGATTTTGACGCATCAATTTGTTGAACTGAGCCGTATCGGTCGATTGTTGCAATTGTTTCAACACATTGTCTGCAATGCTAATTCCATCCGGATAATTTGCCTTTGTAGCCGAATCGTAAGCTAACTGAGAATAAATAAAAGCCTTGTATGTAAGCGCTTCTTTATTATCCTGCTCCTTCGGATTTTGAAGAACTTTATCAATGTAATCTTTAGCCTGTACATAATTTTTAAGGACAAGATACTTTTGTAATTCACTATTGTCATACTTTACCGGTTTGTCCTTTTTTTGTGCAAATACCGCCGATATGGAACCGGCAAGCAACATAGAAAATAAGACCTTTTTCATTGTTATTATTTTTAATTATTAATTGATTGAGATTCATTGTCAGGAAGCGTATTATCATCATTACTTGTTTGTTCCGGCAAGTTATTATTCTCTGTTGATGATATAGCCTCATCCTCGCCTGCTGCATCTTCATCTTCCTGTTCTTCAATTTTAGATATTGCCGCAATTTCGTCGCCATTGTCAAGCCTCATCAAAATTACACCTTGCGTATTTCGTCCCGCTTCTTTAATGCTTGCAACGCCTGTACGTAACGTAATGCCCGATTTACAAGTGATAATTAAGTCCTGCTTTTCAGTTACATCCAATATGCCGACGAGTTTGCCGGTTTTTTCCGTTATATTAATTGTCTTCACTCCTTTACCGCCGCGATTGGTAATGCGGTAAACATCTTCTCCATCTTCATCGGTTAATGGAGTTCGTTTGCCATAACCTTTTTCGCTTACAACGAGTACGGTTTTTTCTTTATCATTTTTATTTACAGAAATCATACCGATTACTTCATCTGTTTCATCATCGACCTCAATTCCTGTAACACCGATAGCGCCGCGCCCGGTCGGACGAACTTTTTCTTCGGGAAAACGAATAGCACGACCACTTTTTACGGCAAGCATTATTTCGCTGTTTCCGTCTGTTACGATAGCTTCCAAAAGCTGGTCGCCTTCATTAATGGTAATCGCATTTACGCCTGTTGCCCGCGGACGGCTGAAATCCTGCAACGCCGTTTTTTTAATAATTCCTTTGCGTGTACACAAAACGATAAAATGATTTTTAACATACTCTTCATCCGTGAGCTTCTTCACATTGATAATCGTTCTCACTTTATCATCGCCCGGAATCTGAATCAGGTTTTGAACTGCACGACCTTTAGTGTTCTTTTCTCCTTCAGGAATTTCATAAACCTTCAGCCAAAACAAACGTCCTTTCTCCGTAAAGAACATCATAGTATCATGTGTAGAAGGTACAAACAAATGCTCCACATAATCCTCTTCGCGGGTAGCCACGCCTTTGCCGCCGCGACCGCCGCGACGCTGCTGCCGGTATTCCGAAACCGGCGTACGTTTGATATAACCGAGGTGCGAAATAGTAACTACCACATCTTCTTCTTCAATCAAATCTTCGATGCTGATATCGTCTGCGTTGTACTCAATACTGCTTTTACGTTCATCGCCGAATTTTGTTTTTATTTCGAGTAATTCGGTTTTGATTACATCATAACGCAAGCCTTCATCTGCCAGCAATTGTTTCAGACGTTCAATGGTTTTCATCAGTTCCAGATATTCATCGCGAATCTTATCGCGTTCCATTCCGGTTAAACGCTGCAAGCGCATCTCAAGAATAGCTTTCGCCTGTACTTCGTCCAGAAATTCGTTGGCTGTTTCTTCGCCAAGCAACCGGATAATTTGAGAATTTTTTAGCCGGAACTGCGCAGCCACCAAATTTTCTTTTGCAGCTTCCGGATTAGCCGATGCACGAATGATACTGATGACTTCATCAATATTATCCAAGGCTATCAGATAGCCTTTTAACAGATGCTCACGCTCTTGTGCTTTTCGCAATTCAAATCTCGTACGTCGCGTAATTACCTCCATTCTGAACTCGATAAATTCCTGGATAAGCTGTTTCAGGTTCAGCGTGCGCGGACGCCCTTTACAAATGGCAACATTGTTGATTCCAAAGCTGGTTTGCAGCTCGGAATATTTGTACAATTGATTAATAACAACACTGGAAACCGCATCACGCTTGAGTTCCACTACAATGCGAATGCCTTCGCGCTTGCTGCTTTCGTTGTTTACATAAGAAATACCATCAACAATCTTGTTGGAAGCGAGCTGTCCTATTTTATCCGTTAAAGCATCCAGACCGACCTGATACGGCACTTCTGTGATAATAATTTTTTCTTTGCCCGACTTCTCAGTTTCTATATGACATTTTCCGCGCACCATTACTCGACCGCGACCGGTAAGCATTGCCTGACGCACGCCATCCATACCGAAAATAATACCGCCCGTTGGAAAATCCGGCGCTTTCACATGGCGCATCAATTCTTCAACTGTTATTTCTTTATTATCGATATAAGCAATACAGCCGTCGATTACTTCGCTCAGGTTGTGCGGCATCATATTCGTTGCCATACCTACGGCAATACCGCTCGATCCGTTCAATAAAAGCTGCGGAATACGCGTGGGCAGCACGGCAGGTTCTTCCAGAGAATCGTCGAAGTTGAGTTGAAAATCCACCGTATCTTTTTCGATGTCTTCCAGCATGGCTTCGGCAATTTTTTCCAAACGAACTTCGGTATAACGCATGGCCGCCGGCGGGTCGCCGTCCTGGTTACCAAAGTTACCTTGACCGTCCACCAGCGGATAGCGCATGGTAAAATCCTGCGCCATACGTACGATGGTAAAATAAATCGAGGAGTCGCCGTGAGGATGATATTTACCCATCACTTCGCCCACAATACGCGCCGCTTTCTTATAAGGTTTGTTACTGTTATTTCCGAGTTCATTCATCCCGTACAACACGCGGCGATGCACCGGTTTAAACCCATCGCGTACATCGGGCAATGCACGCCCTACAATCACGCTCATCGAATAATCGATGTAAGCGGTTTTCATTTCTGTTTCGATACTCACGGGCAAAATTCTGTCTATATCGCCTGTCTCTTCCGGAGTGAGATTGCTATTGTTTTCTTCCATAAAATTTAAAAAAAATACAAAATATCTGTGTGGGATACACAAGGTCTCAAAAATACGCATTTACCTGCAAAAACACCGACACATAAACAATAAAATAACGAAAAAAAATAATTGGATTTTCTTTTATAAAAAGAATGGCAGCATTATTGCTAAAAATCAATACGTCCGGGATCCATTTCGGCTACCACAGCCAAAATTTATCTGCATAGGGCACGTTCAGAAATCTTGATAATTCCTTACTTTTAGCACAAAATAAATAAGCGGAATTCCGTGTATCATTTATTGCGAAACAATATTGTAACGGGCCCTTTTACGAGGGAAGCATTGTTGCAGCAAGGCATTCTGCATACCGACCAACTCAGGACAGCCGACAGCAATGAATGGCGCGCGGCAGCAAGCTTTGCAGAGTTTAAAGATGCGCTGGCTTATGCGCCAAAACCCAAATTCAAAATAACCGCGAACAAGGAATTGATTGAAATAAAAAAAGAACCTGAACCACCTATGCAACAACCTACACCGCCCGTCAACTCGCCTTTCAAACGAACGCCCTCTGCCGTTCCTAAAAAAAGAGCAAACGACCTGACCGTAAACGATAAAAAAACGCCTGAAAAAGAAACGCATCACACAGCAGCAAAACCGCTGGTACATCACATAGACAGTGCGCCGCGTCTTGAAAAAACAGAGCGCAAAAAAACTGTCGCACCCAAACCTTCAAAGGCAGCAGGAAGAGATAACAACTCCAGCATAACGAAAGAATTAGTTCTCCCGTTGCTTATCATTGGCGGCATTGGTGCGGGCGTGTGGTTCGGCTATAAAAAAATGACATCGGACGATGCGGCGCCTACTGCAATTGTACAAACGCCGGTTACCGCAGACAGCACAATCAAAAAACCTTTTGCTACTACCTCTACACACAAATCGGAAAAAACAATTACAATGGCGTCTGTCAAACACGTCAAAGACAGCGCTATGACTATTGTAAAAAAAGACTCTGTCATAAAAGCAAAAAAGGATACATTATCTCGTACCGCAAGAGCTAACATCGCGATAGATTCCGAAGATGCCGGCAGAAAAAAGATTCCGAAGATTGAAACTAAAATTACCGAAAATAGCACTCCCGCAATCGCACCCCACAACACCGGAATAGCTGCCGTAAAACCTGTTGAGAAGAAACCTGTGGCTAAACAAAAGTTTATTTCGGATTATGTAACGCTGTCGCTGAACAAAACGCCGGACAAGGAAGTAAAAAACATTAAAATAAATGTAAAAAACATCAGCGACCAACCTTTAAACATTGCCATCATCGATGTGTCTTATACCGATGCAGATGGCAAAATCATACGCGGCGAGACTTTGCAGGCAGAAAATATTGGCACAGGAAAAACCGCATCAGTCAAAGTCCCTAATGAGAAAAAAGCTACCAACATTACTTACAAAGTTTCCCTGATAAGCGGAGATAGCGTTTATTTGATGGGGAAATGATTTTACAAAATTTACTATGGCAACAATCACAGGTTGGCAATATCTTCCTTTGTGGCAAACAAATTGATTTTGTCATTCAGTTGTATCTTTTACTTTCTGAAAACCTCATTCAGTTTTTCTTTATGAGATTGACCTATTGGAACATGAATATCATTTGAAAGAATGAGTTCGTCTTTCGCAATCATCTTTATTTTCCCGATAGCAACAATGTATGATTTATGAACACGGATAAATTTATCGTTCGGCAATTGTTCTTCCAACAATTTTAGTGTTGTGTGTTGCAGATAAAATTTTTCGGGGGTATAAATTTTCATATAGTCGCCAAGCGCTTCGATGTACAAAATATCTTTATAAAGAAGTTTTACTGCAACAGAATTGCTTTCTATGATAAAATAATTTTCATCACTTTTCTCGGCACTTCTGTTTTCCAATAATTTTTCAGCTTTGCCGACAGCTTTTAAAAACCTTTCATAAGAAAAAGGCTTAAGCAAATAATCGACTGCATTCAATTCAAAACCTTGCAGCGCATAATCCTGAAACGCAGTCGTGAAAATAATTTGCGGCGGATTATTCAGGTTCTTTAAAAAAGTTAACCCGCTAATCAACGGCATTTGAATATCGAGAAAAATCAAATCTACTTCATGCGCTTCCAGCATCGCCAATGCTTCCATTGCATTGCGGCAATGACCAATCAATGCAAGACTCTCGCATTTCAAAATATATTTCTCCAAAATCTGATGAGCAATGAGCTCGTCATCGACAACAATACATTTGATCATGGCTTAATTCAATTGATAAATCAACAACGTAAACATTTTCTTTATCCGAAATTTTCAAATCGTATTTTCCTGCATAATACAATTCCAACCTTGCTTTTACATTTTCAATACCAACTCCTCCAAATGCTGATTCCGACTTACTTTCAGGCGAAACATCATTTTCCAATCTGAAAAATAATTTATCGTTATTCAAAACAACTTTACAATTAACAACAGCTTTTTCATTTATATGATGCGCACCATGTTTAATGGCGTTTTCTGCAAAAGGCAACAAAATCAATGGCGCAATTTCAGTTGTTTCATCTACATTATCAGAAGAAAATGTAAGCGTAATATTTTCATATCGTTTGCTTTCCATGAGCAAATAATTTTCGATAAATGCAACTTCTTTTTCAAGCGGTACTTTTTCGTCATTACTTTCATACAAAACATAACGCATCATATCGGACATACGCAAAATGTATTGCGGCGTTTCTTCATTGTTCAATAAACTCATTCCGTAAATGCTGTTTAAAGTATTGAACAAAAAATGCGGATTCAACTGTGCGCGCAAAGCGTTTAATTGCAATTCAAAATTGTGTTGTTGCAATTGCCGTTTGTTGTATTCATTTTCAAAAGCATAACGCAGAAATGCAATCGAACTGAATGCAATTAAATCTGGCAGTAATATTTCCAAATCCCAGCCTGAAAATTGTTTCAATCGCAAACCGTAAAACCAATGTTGCTTTTGATAAAATTCCTGCAATACTTTATCAAAACCGAAATGCTCAAAGACGTAACTTACAATAAAATTATTCGGCAACGATAAAATAATTACAAACAAAAATGCTGCTGCCAATATCAACCAATAGCTTCTCTTTCTTAACAGAAAAGGAATTACAAGACGATAATACAACAGCCAATACAAGGATAGTGCAATGACATAGAATATAATTTGAGGGTGCGGTAAATCAGATTGTGTATCACGAAAATTAACCAAGTCAATATAATATGAATATTTAAACATAGACACATACAACAACCAAACAACAATTTCGTACACAAGCGGGAACTTACTTTTATCCTTTATCTGAATTTCATTTTTCATTACGAATATAAAAGTATCTCAAATAAAAATATGAGCATTTCTATTCGATGAAACCATCTGTTTTTTCGATGAAAATTGAGTATAAATTTTTTGTCGAATAATTGAAGAGGTTGACAGAACAAGTTTTTTGAGCGTGTACAGTCAAAATAATTTCGTGTTATAAACTAAAAATTATTTTATGAAAAGAATCACAATTGTATGCACGCTTTCAATCGCGGTAATATTTGCGAAAGCACAAAATGAATTGGACAAAAATATTGTATCATTAAACATTGAATCAGGAAAAATTTCCATAAAACAACTTCAGTCTTTAGTAAATGAAATGGGAAATCATCAAATCGTAGGACTTGGCGAAGGCACACACGGAACAAAAGAATTTAACGATTTGAGAATTGATATAGTTAAAGAACTTGTCGAGAAAAAAGGTTTTAGAATAATTTGTTTTGAAAATGCTTTCGGCGACAGCTATTACTTTAATCGGTTTATCAATTCCAAAGAAAACATAAAAATTGGGATGAAAAAATATCTCATTTCACTATGGCAAACAAAGGAAATTGAGATGCTGTTTAAATGGATAAGAAAGTTTAATCAGGAACATTCAAATAAAATTATGTTTACAGGAATGGATTTTAATTACATGGAAAATACGGCAAAAATTATCAAAAATGAATTGCTTCATTCCAATAACCAAACGCTGCTGAATTTGTCCGATACATTAATTGCTTGCACACATTATTACGATTCTATTTGGACAGTGCAGAACGATACAACATTAAACATAAACTATGATGCTGTTTTTGCAAAAATGCGGAAAGGTTATTCCGTTTCGCAAAAAATAGACAGTCTTGTAAAAGCCGAAAATATTGATGTAAACGACACTTTCAAAACTGCTGTTTTAAATTGTAAATTTTGGATTGTCGGCGAAGAAAACAGAGACAAAGGAATGGCTGAAATGGCTGTAAATATTGCCAAGAACAATAAAATGATTGTATGGGCACACGCAATACATTTGGCGTTAAAGTCAGCCTTTCAAGATAATAGTGTCGGCGGTTGCGGCGGATATATAAAACAGCAAATTCCCGACTACTTTGTTCTCGGAACAGGCACAGCAAATGGCACATACAGCGGAACGCCCGAACGGTTTGATACGCACATTAATCCAATGTTTTCATATCCGCTTCCAACTGTAAAAGAAAATACTTGGGATAAATATTTTGC from Arachidicoccus sp. BS20 encodes the following:
- a CDS encoding sensor histidine kinase, yielding MKNEIQIKDKSKFPLVYEIVVWLLYVSMFKYSYYIDLVNFRDTQSDLPHPQIIFYVIALSLYWLLYYRLVIPFLLRKRSYWLILAAAFLFVIILSLPNNFIVSYVFEHFGFDKVLQEFYQKQHWFYGLRLKQFSGWDLEILLPDLIAFSSIAFLRYAFENEYNKRQLQQHNFELQLNALRAQLNPHFLFNTLNSIYGMSLLNNEETPQYILRMSDMMRYVLYESNDEKVPLEKEVAFIENYLLMESKRYENITLTFSSDNVDETTEIAPLILLPFAENAIKHGAHHINEKAVVNCKVVLNNDKLFFRLENDVSPESKSESAFGGVGIENVKARLELYYAGKYDLKISDKENVYVVDLSIELSHDQMYCCR
- a CDS encoding erythromycin esterase family protein; this translates as MKRITIVCTLSIAVIFAKAQNELDKNIVSLNIESGKISIKQLQSLVNEMGNHQIVGLGEGTHGTKEFNDLRIDIVKELVEKKGFRIICFENAFGDSYYFNRFINSKENIKIGMKKYLISLWQTKEIEMLFKWIRKFNQEHSNKIMFTGMDFNYMENTAKIIKNELLHSNNQTLLNLSDTLIACTHYYDSIWTVQNDTTLNINYDAVFAKMRKGYSVSQKIDSLVKAENIDVNDTFKTAVLNCKFWIVGEENRDKGMAEMAVNIAKNNKMIVWAHAIHLALKSAFQDNSVGGCGGYIKQQIPDYFVLGTGTANGTYSGTPERFDTHINPMFSYPLPTVKENTWDKYFADKNQPASFINFDKVKNDTTKLPLRMVGYGTPEGIGYSDKTNLPQLFDAYIFIKTTHAANHDL
- a CDS encoding DUF3109 family protein → MIVIDNILISDEVISEQFVCDLSKCKGGCCEDGDAGAPLEDKELKELENNYEVVKPYMTKSGIAEIEKQGLYVHDRYFGWVTPTIDNKICAYGYRDEKGIIKCAIEQAYNDGKLGWKKPISCHLFPIKIQQSQIDEDLEYVNYEPREDLCASACKLGKSLKVPAYQFLKEAIVRKYGEAFYESLDATAEHLKNS
- a CDS encoding LytR/AlgR family response regulator transcription factor, with protein sequence MIKCIVVDDELIAHQILEKYILKCESLALIGHCRNAMEALAMLEAHEVDLIFLDIQMPLISGLTFLKNLNNPPQIIFTTAFQDYALQGFELNAVDYLLKPFSYERFLKAVGKAEKLLENRSAEKSDENYFIIESNSVAVKLLYKDILYIEALGDYMKIYTPEKFYLQHTTLKLLEEQLPNDKFIRVHKSYIVAIGKIKMIAKDELILSNDIHVPIGQSHKEKLNEVFRK
- a CDS encoding TrmH family RNA methyltransferase, translating into MTSERKDKLTRVLNHRQTDIAVVFENVEDPHNISAVLRTCESVGIQDVYILNHTIPPHPKFGKELGTRSSSSAWKWVSIHYFENLQECISSLKNENFTLMATHLSAAAVDLYEIDFTQKIALIFGNERKGVTEEMLQHCDGNFIVPQVGIIQSLNISVACAISIYEAFRQKRLAGHYEKTRLQNERLVELKNEWGLKED
- the gyrA gene encoding DNA gyrase subunit A translates to MEENNSNLTPEETGDIDRILPVSIETEMKTAYIDYSMSVIVGRALPDVRDGFKPVHRRVLYGMNELGNNSNKPYKKAARIVGEVMGKYHPHGDSSIYFTIVRMAQDFTMRYPLVDGQGNFGNQDGDPPAAMRYTEVRLEKIAEAMLEDIEKDTVDFQLNFDDSLEEPAVLPTRIPQLLLNGSSGIAVGMATNMMPHNLSEVIDGCIAYIDNKEITVEELMRHVKAPDFPTGGIIFGMDGVRQAMLTGRGRVMVRGKCHIETEKSGKEKIIITEVPYQVGLDALTDKIGQLASNKIVDGISYVNNESSKREGIRIVVELKRDAVSSVVINQLYKYSELQTSFGINNVAICKGRPRTLNLKQLIQEFIEFRMEVITRRTRFELRKAQEREHLLKGYLIALDNIDEVISIIRASANPEAAKENLVAAQFRLKNSQIIRLLGEETANEFLDEVQAKAILEMRLQRLTGMERDKIRDEYLELMKTIERLKQLLADEGLRYDVIKTELLEIKTKFGDERKSSIEYNADDISIEDLIEEEDVVVTISHLGYIKRTPVSEYRQQRRGGRGGKGVATREEDYVEHLFVPSTHDTMMFFTEKGRLFWLKVYEIPEGEKNTKGRAVQNLIQIPGDDKVRTIINVKKLTDEEYVKNHFIVLCTRKGIIKKTALQDFSRPRATGVNAITINEGDQLLEAIVTDGNSEIMLAVKSGRAIRFPEEKVRPTGRGAIGVTGIEVDDETDEVIGMISVNKNDKEKTVLVVSEKGYGKRTPLTDEDGEDVYRITNRGGKGVKTINITEKTGKLVGILDVTEKQDLIITCKSGITLRTGVASIKEAGRNTQGVILMRLDNGDEIAAISKIEEQEDEDAAGEDEAISSTENNNLPEQTSNDDNTLPDNESQSINN